A portion of the Acidobacteriaceae bacterium genome contains these proteins:
- the rplA gene encoding 50S ribosomal protein L1, translated as MARKVSKNVAKARALVEQRPYSLGDAIPLLQKAKFAKFDETVDLTLRLGVDTRHADQMVRGTVVLPHGLGGKSKIVAVIASGDNLKAAEAAGAEFVGGEDLVERIQKESWTGFDALIATPDMMRSVGKLGKVLGPRGLMPNPKTGTVTTDVASAIAEIKAGKVEFRADKTALVHVPVGKLSFPIEKIAENAMSVISAVVKAKPSAAKGKYVKRIVLSSTMGPGVELEAATAEAASKA; from the coding sequence ATGGCACGTAAAGTTTCCAAGAATGTCGCGAAAGCGCGCGCGCTCGTAGAGCAGCGTCCTTATTCGCTGGGCGATGCGATTCCCTTGCTCCAGAAGGCAAAGTTCGCAAAGTTTGATGAGACCGTCGACCTGACGCTGCGCCTCGGCGTAGATACCCGCCACGCTGACCAGATGGTTCGCGGTACGGTTGTGCTTCCGCACGGCCTCGGCGGCAAGTCGAAGATCGTTGCTGTTATCGCTTCGGGTGACAACCTGAAGGCTGCAGAAGCTGCCGGCGCTGAGTTCGTCGGTGGTGAAGATCTCGTTGAGCGCATCCAGAAGGAATCGTGGACCGGCTTTGATGCCCTGATCGCGACCCCTGACATGATGCGTTCGGTCGGTAAGCTCGGTAAGGTTCTCGGTCCCCGCGGCTTGATGCCGAACCCGAAGACCGGCACCGTGACCACGGATGTCGCTTCAGCGATCGCGGAAATCAAGGCCGGTAAGGTCGAGTTCCGCGCTGACAAGACCGCTCTGGTTCACGTTCCCGTGGGCAAGCTGAGCTTCCCGATCGAAAAGATCGCGGAGAACGCGATGAGCGTGATCTCGGCAGTGGTCAAGGCGAAGCCGTCGGCTGCCAAGGGCAAGTATGTGAAGCGCATCGTGCTTTCGTCGACGATGGGCCCGGGCGTTGAGCTCGAGGCTGCTACCGCTGAAGCTGCTTCCAAGGCGTAA
- the rplJ gene encoding 50S ribosomal protein L10 yields MALTKAKKNQKVQFLAQELESSTSAIIGTFKGLTASKDFELRKVVRNAGGHYHVVKNKLAAQSSKGTKVEAALQGLKGVSSVAYTSGDPVALAKALSTWVKDNAEFTFKLGIVDGKVIDVSEVQALASLPGKEELFSKLLFLINAPATRLATVINATGRNLAVVVNQAVEQNKFAGAAPVASAHTEEAAAGEQPSGAAQPENSTASQAGEAVDEAPAEGA; encoded by the coding sequence ATGGCATTGACCAAGGCGAAAAAGAATCAGAAGGTCCAGTTCCTCGCGCAGGAACTGGAAAGCTCGACTTCCGCGATCATTGGCACCTTCAAGGGCCTGACCGCGTCGAAGGATTTTGAGCTTCGTAAGGTCGTCCGCAATGCGGGCGGTCACTACCACGTTGTGAAGAACAAGCTCGCGGCTCAGTCGTCGAAGGGCACCAAGGTTGAGGCTGCTCTGCAGGGTCTCAAGGGTGTTTCGTCGGTAGCCTACACGTCGGGTGACCCGGTGGCGCTGGCAAAGGCTCTGTCGACCTGGGTGAAGGACAACGCAGAGTTCACGTTCAAGCTCGGCATCGTTGATGGCAAGGTCATCGACGTGAGTGAAGTCCAAGCTCTGGCAAGCCTGCCGGGCAAGGAAGAGCTCTTCTCGAAGCTGCTGTTCCTGATCAACGCCCCGGCTACGCGCCTGGCAACGGTGATCAACGCTACCGGCCGCAACCTTGCGGTGGTGGTGAACCAGGCTGTCGAGCAGAACAAGTTCGCTGGCGCTGCTCCTGTCGCTTCGGCTCATACCGAAGAGGCAGCCGCAGGCGAGCAGCCTTCGGGTGCAGCACAGCCGGAAAATTCGACAGCCTCGCAGGCTGGCGAAGCGGTTGACGAAGCACCGGCAGAAGGCGCGTAA
- the rplL gene encoding 50S ribosomal protein L7/L12, translated as MTMADIQQLEDQIVSLSLLEAAELVKKLEERLGVSAAAATVAAAPAGAAAPAAEEKTEFTVILKEAGANKINTIKAVREVTGLGLKEAKDLVDGAPKPLKENISKDDAQALAKKFEGIAAVELK; from the coding sequence ATAACAATGGCAGACATCCAGCAGTTGGAAGATCAGATCGTTTCGCTCAGCCTGCTCGAAGCAGCTGAGTTGGTAAAGAAGCTCGAAGAGCGCCTCGGCGTTTCGGCAGCAGCAGCAACCGTTGCAGCAGCACCGGCTGGTGCAGCAGCACCGGCAGCAGAAGAGAAGACCGAGTTCACGGTCATCCTCAAGGAAGCTGGCGCAAACAAGATCAACACCATCAAGGCTGTTCGTGAAGTTACGGGCCTCGGCCTGAAGGAAGCTAAGGACCTGGTTGACGGTGCTCCGAAGCCCCTGAAGGAGAACATCTCGAAGGACGACGCGCAGGCACTGGCGAAGAAGTTCGAAGGCATCGCAGCAGTCGAACTCAAGTAG